Genomic segment of Kogia breviceps isolate mKogBre1 chromosome 9, mKogBre1 haplotype 1, whole genome shotgun sequence:
CCCTGGGGTCTGCAGTTCCAATGTGAGTGACAGTGGCGTTCCAGTGCAGGGGCCTCTGCCGGCTGCTGTCACATGATCGCACAGCACGAGTTCTGCTTCCGGGCCtggaaagagacaaagaagagctGAAGAGGTGGACCTCGGTGCACACCGCACTGGGGGCTCCGCGGGGATTGGGCGGCTTTACCGGGGGCTCCGGGAAtcgcaaggagagagagagagaaccggCCCGTCCGCGACGCCTGGAGCGAAGCTGTCCAGGAGCAGTTCATACCCCTGAAGTTATTTTGTCCACCTTCCGTTAACGCTATCAGTAAGGAAGTAAACTTCCTGTTGTTAAGCCAAGTACAAAGAACAGGAACGTAAGTCGGGTCGGCTGAGTCTCTTCCTCTGCTCCGAACCCATCTCCCCATAAAGCTGTCTTAACCCACAGGAGTGTTTCTGACTGAGGATGTCTTCAGAGAACGGAGAGGTTCACACTTGGTTTGTGGGGCCTCCATTaccttccctcctgcctcctgtTCGCAGATGCCCCCTAGCCCCACTGGCattgccctgcaaggcacacgtgAGAGCAAACGTCTGTGTGGATGGACCAAGTAAACGCAGCGCTCCACTGTTCAAACTGAAATCCTTCGGCTGAAGGGAAGCTAACTAGGAACATGAGAAACTCTCTGGGAAGGCGGAGCACTGCTGCTCCTCGGCAGACAGCAGGGATGCGGGTCCCACCCTTCCAGcctcctggggtggggtggggagccccGAGCTGAGGGCGCAAGGCCCCTGCTCGCCTAGGCTCCCACAGTGCCCCAGTGAACCTGCCGCTACTGACCGGCCACGTTACTGAACGTTCCAAGGAAGACTTGTTTAGTGGTGAGCACGCGGCCACGGCTCTCGGGAAGGGGTGCTCGGGAGCAGCGGGCCGTACTCACCGTTTTATAGAAGGCTTTAGACTGTATTCCCAGCACTTCGGATTTGGACACCAGGTCATCTAGCTTCTCGCCTCGCTCTAACAAAGACTCCATGGTGTTGTGCTGGAcaagaagaaaaccagaaaagaacACTTTGCTCTGTTCACAAAGTGAGTAGacgccagccccccaccccccaccccgtgaAGCTCAGTCATAAGAAAGCACTTCCTTTGGGCCCCTCCCCCATATCTGGGACACTGCATCAAGACACAGTGTCCCAGACCTGGGACAGGACCTAGTGTCTGCAGTGCAGACAGACCCTTTCCGAACGGGTGAAGGGATGGAGGCCCTCAGAAGAGCCCCCAGCCCCGCTGCCAGGACCATCAGGAAGTGGCCGACTCACTCCCAGCCCGGACGGCCGTCGCTAGGGCAGCTGCAAGGCCCTCAGAGGCCTCTTCAGAGCGAGTGGCAGGAACCTAGCTTTGCACGTGTGAAACGGCACAGAATGAGGAGTGAGCAAAAAGGTCCTTTATCTCTACACACAGCTGAGCAACTCAGATTTCCACCCTAAAAAGTTAACTGGCTCAAGACACGAATGGGATAAAAGGTAGCATAACCAGTAATCCAGACTTTATCCCTGCAGCCAGAATGGGCTGGGTGTCCAGGACCCATATGCTCTGTGcagtggagagagaaggaaagacagagagCATGTGTCCCCCGGCTCTGTGGTGCTCACGTGTGCAGGTTCTGAAGCAGCAGAAGGCAGAGACAGGGCTCGGTTAGGAAGCGTGGAGAAACGTCACAAAAGACAGAGAAGTGCCCGAAAACTGTCTTATCTAACTTTCATTCCAAAGCCCCCAAACGTTATCCAAGGCATGGTTTAGAAGACCTAGGCTTGGAGCCCCTGGGATGTTCTTTATAGAACACAGCCTGCTGGGTCCTGCCCCAGACCTGAGTCCAACCCCAGGAGATGCATATGTGCATGAAAGCTGAGCCAGCGTTGGTAGGAGTTTTATATTTGGGGTAGGATTTGTCTGGGCACcttttctgggttttattttaattttgcgggggctgtgctgcacagcttgcgggatcttagtttcctgaccagggatggaacctgtgtccccgcagtggaagtgcagagccctaaccactggacggccagggaagtcccctttcctGGGTTTTATATCCATCTACTTAGGCGTCCATGAACTGCCGGGCACTGGCTAAGCCCTCGCCCTAAGCCTAAGCCGGGCGTTGTTCCGTAAACAGGGGCGTACAGACCAGGATAAGCGCCCAGTCCTGGGAGCTCGCACACGAGTCAGGCTTCACGTAAACGTGCAGTGACGACGCAGCGACATTCGAAAGGGCCTGTACGGCCTCCGAGTACGCTGGCGGCCTGAGTGTGGGGCACCCGTGCAGGAGGCAGGCACGAAAGGGAGGGAGGGCCCGGGATACGAGACCCCATCCGGGAGCCTGCACTTTATCCTGGAGCTGACTTGGGAGCTGCTCAAGGACTTCAGGCAGAAGAGTGACAGATCAACAGCTACTGTGTAGTGGACAGacgggagggaggcaggaagccaGGGGACCAGTCAGAGGCAGAAGCCCCAAGAATTAAAGCCAGTGCTGATCGAGGGCCAAAGGTAGCtcagaattttagaaaaaagCTGAAGCAGCAATTACAAACCCGGAGATTGCAGCTAAAAATGCAGGCTTCCCGCTCTTCTAAAACAGGCCTGATTCTGACAGCTCTGGGCCTGCATTTAGTGAGAGCGGGTGAGCCTCAGTCGGCACCAAGACTCAGAGCCTGAAAGGGAGGCGCCCGCCGGGCACTGGCTCCAGCTGAGGCAGGACCGCAGAGCTCAGACCCCTCGGGCCCAGTCACGACCCAGACAGGGAGTGGGGACGGGAATATGCCGGGTCCCCCAAACAACGGGTGCCGTTAACCAAGACGGGGCGCAGGAGGGACCCCGCTGGCGTTGTCTGAGTGGGTGTGGCTTTGAGGCGTCTGATGCACGGGGGCAGGTGGGCCAACACCGCTTCCAGAAAAGTGCTTCGACTACAACTACAACAAGTGCCGGCGGCGTGGGCCTGACTCTGCTGGCAAATCTTTCTGGCCCTTAGCCTGGGGACTTGCTCTCCTACTTACTCACTTACCAGGATGATTTTGGTCTCATCTAGTTCAGCCTGCACTTTAGTCATGGGGTCAGCTTCTCGGGGGTTCTAGGaaagaaccaaaaataaaaaccatgtcAGGACTGGAGCGGCCGCCTGGAAAACGGGGCTCAAAACCAAGTGAGCTGGACACACTTTCAGAAGTTAAAAACCACAGGCTGTTTAACCACgtgacagagaagcaaaagcctGCCTAGGAGCTCGGGTTCCAGGTCTCAATGTGGGTCCCTGCGTTTTTCAAAAGGACACCAACATCCACATCACCCAGAGCCACAGCCACCAGGGCCGCCGGCTCTTCCGTTTCACGCAGTTTGGGCACACGGTCTTTACACCCTACCTGGTATCTACTGAGGTGACCGTCCAGGCCTGTGTACTGGATGGTATCGGGGGATCCAACTGGCCAGTCTATCCTGTCGACCCGCTTGGAGAATTCGTCTAGTACCTGCAGGACAGAGGGGCTCAGCGACAGGCCCTCCCCCTCTGCTGTGCTCACATCCGAAAGAGAGGAcccagggaggagggcagaggatgGCGGCTAATGGCAAGGGGAAAATCTAAGCTCAATTTCCTCCTTCCTCAGTATTCTGGGAATTAAAAACCGAGGGTGCCTAGCCTGATATGAACCTCATCTGGTGAATGACAGAAGTATTCGAATTTCAAACTACAGATTTCTACTTTTATCAGGTTACGAATTTCCAGAACAAAGGATATTGGCCCTCTAATTTTCCAAAACGATACTTCAGAAAGGTAATTAGGTCCCTTGAGTTTAAGCAGCCATCAGATTTCATGTGCTTCTAAGTGTATGAGTGTTTTGGGGGATGTGAGGCCAGGGCCTTTGAGTTTATCATTAGCACCGCACAAACACCCTGAAGAACCTGGCGGCACTAGCCCCACAGCGGGGAGAGAAGCTGCTGTACTGCACGATGGGCCAGCAGGGGGACTCCTCGAGCAGAGgcacagaggtggggaggggccccGTGTGTGCTGGAGGGGCCTGTCAGAGCAGAagaggggaagaggggaagaggggaggaggggagcaggggagcaggggagcaggggaggaggggaggtgggtCACGGGGCAGAGCACACAGTCTAGTGTggctcagaaagaaatgaaagtcatgactttgagggcagaggcaggaagagaGCCGGCAAGAGGAGTGACGGGGGCAAGAGCACAGCCGGAGCTGACCCGAGGGCCCCCTCCCGGAAGGAGAGATGCTGTGACTCTGTGACCAACAAGAAGAGTCAAGGCAGCACCAGGGACACGAGCAGGGTGAGAAGCAGAAATTGGCAGGGGCAGGGGGTTCGGTGGGGTGGGATGGACGGGACTGGGAAGGCTCCCAGACTCTCTCTTGGTCTAGGGTGAGGAGAAAAGCTGAGAACAGGTTGATCTTGGACACACTATTTTGCCCCTTCCGCCTGGGCCCTGTCGTCACTCCCGGCCCCAGTCCACACTCGTCTGTCCAAGTACAGTCCAGCCGAGCTGCAGACACACCTTCTCCAGCAAGGTAAACGCCACCCGGGATGGGTATTCACTGTCAGCAATGACCACTCCCGCCAGACTGTCGTTTCTCACGTAGACATGGCACAGATATTCTAGGGAGACAAGAGGCCAGACACACAGAGGGTGATGTGGAGGCTTTAGACTTTCTCACCACCAAAACCAGTCAGAGTGTTACAGTGCCGGGCTCCTGCCTCCTGGGCCGACAAGGCGGCTCTGAGTGAGGTTTATGGTCAGGCCCTGCACATAGGACGGCGCGTGTAGTTCTGACGTCAGCACGGCCCAACACCTGCTGCAGGGCAAGTGAATGCCCCAAGGCCCAGCGTGCAAAGCCAGGGGTCGAAGGAACACCAGTGGTGCAGAAACATCCCAGGCAACAGGGCCCCAGGTGCATGTCCAAGTCGCATCCTTGAGCTCTAGGTCAGGCTCACCTGTATCTTGGGAAGCTGCAGCCCTCTGGGGCTCTGCTCTGCTTCGCTCCCAAGCTGATGGAACCTTGGCCAAGCCGAGCAGCCTCCACTGTCTTAGAAATCACCTGTCAGGGCCTCAGCCTTCCTCATTACAGCAACCTAGCCTGCTCCACTCTGTGGTGGGCCTTGGCGGGGACGGGGCAGGACGGGAGGAAGAGACAAAGCCCATCCAGAAAAAAATTAGCCACAGCCGGCTGGGGTCTTAAGCACGTGCTGAAGTCATCCAATTATCCAAAGGTACAGTCTATACAAGGGCTTCTGCAAAATAGTCACAAtctctgaaattaatttttgtcaCTTTAAACGGATTCAGAGATGACACAGCTCACCAAATGCCTCTAAAATAAATGTCTAAGATTTTTTTACAGGAAACCTGaatcatgaagaagaaaaaactaaggtcaagaggaaaaaataatgagtTTCCAGATTCCTGGGCAAAAATCTAAGCAGCACAGAATACAGTATTACCTCCACAGGGCTGGGTGGAAATCCTTTCCTGAGATGTCTACGACTCCAGAGGGGAAagaggacacagcaggaaggcCGCTTACTGCTCCGAGAGGTGGACCCTAATCTTAAGCGAGTCCAAGCTTTTGGGGGTGATTTTAACCAGGCAACTTCGACACCAACACTGGGCATAGAATTTTGTGTAACAGGAAaatgaggaggagggaagagagcagCTAGTAGAGGAGTGGGGTCCCGGTAGCCCTCTTCATCACGCGGCAACCACTCCTGTTGATCGAGCTCCGAGCTGCCTGTGGTGGGGCAGCCAGGCCAGCACGCACTCACAAGGTAGCAGGTCCTCTTACCTTGTTCCTTGACAGAAGCTCTGCTGCCTTTCGAGGAGCGCTCCACAATCAGCTGACTTGTGAAGGTCATGAATTCCTGAACGCTAAGAAACACAACACATGTTACCTGTTCCTGTCACCTTGTCCCCAACACAGTGGCAAGGGACCTCTGAGCGTATACACTGAGGAGACACTGCTTCTTGGTTTCATTCCTTTCCCTCCCAACcttaggaagaaataataaacaccTGTCGATGATCACAAATACAGGTAACTAGAAATCACCAAGACCATTCAAACCACATCTGCTTGCTACCTAGCTTGCTCAAACAAACCACTTCCGGACTTCCAGGGAACTTTCTACAGGTTATACTTAATTTAACATTTTGGTCAGTGTATGATTTGGCGCACAGTGGAGAAGCAAAAGCCAGCTCCTGTTTTCAAGGCTCCACTAACTTCTGAGAAGCGGGGACAAGTAAAATCTGTGACAGAATAACGTAAGTGGCAAAAACTGTTCGGCGGATGCACAGTCAGTCATGGCAGCTGCCACTGGCTAAACCCGGCAGTGCGACACATGTCTGCAGTGACTGCTGGCTCTGGCAGAGAACAAGGCCTCCGGTCTGCTGGAGCAAATCACCGTACGAGCCCGGGGCACTCTGGAAGGAAGGCAGGGCAAGAGCtcagccaagacaaggaagcgGAAAATGGCTTGCACAGAGGCTGAGAGGTAGGAggaggctcacgggcccaacagAGAGATGTGGCCAGAATGGCAGGGTCCCAGGTGACAACAGTCCAGCTGGAGGAAGCGGAGTTAACAAGGAGCCTCCGACTGGGAATGCCATGTAAAGGGCCGTCAGCACAGGGCCTCGACTTGTGGAATCCACAGTTAGCCCCAGCAGATGTGGATGCTTCCGAAACCGCACGGAGAGCGACACAGATGAGTGAGGACTCCCGACTCGGGAGTGGACCTCCCTGGCtgggatcccagctccaccacttatgaGACGTGTGAACTCCGGGGCAAGGTACTTACTGTACCAGGCTTCATCTATAAATTGAGATTTGCTGCAATGATTAAATGAGCACTTAGCACGATGTCTGGCGCACAGTATTACTTGTTATTATTATCTTGAGAGAGTGATAGGATCAAAATGATCCCTAAGAGAAAAGTCTGAAAATAAGGAAGTCCCTGCAGTAAagctaaaaagaaacagaacttaGAGTAGGACTATAATTAGACAAATGAACTGCATTCACTGTGAGAGTCTGCATACAAGGGCCAGAAAAGCTGGAAAACCCTTTGAAGGCTTGAGGCTTGGGTTCTGATAATCATGAGGCAGGCAGGATGGAAGAGAAGAGGACTTATGAGAAAAACAATGAGCTCGGCTGGACTACATGTTGTTGTAAGAGGCACTGGTAGAGATGTCCCTACACTATCGCAGTTGTGTTAATCATCTGAAACTGGTCTGGGTATCGCAAACCAGTGAGGTGAAAGTCCTACAGTGAAATCTCTGAGGATCTTCAGTATACGTggggaggggaaaaagaaaaagtgaaagaatcAGAATTAGCCAAGTTAGCTCCCACGGTTCGATCACAGAAAAGAAGCAACACAGAACAGAGAGACTAGAGGTCATGATAAAGAACGCTAAGAAGTACCAAGAAGGACCcagaaagaagcagaaagttTTGACAAAATAACAAGAGGAATTGTTTGAGATCCTGCTAGTAAGCCACTCTCATCAAGAACAAAACAGCCGCACTGAAGCAGCGAAAacagaatccagactgcagattCCCCCAGACCCGGAGACTGGATGACCACAGACCCAGACTCTGTAGGGTCCTTCTCCTTTTGTGCCTGAGTCACCCCCATCCCTCCCACGAAAAGGCTGGAAGTGTCTGTGGTAATTCTAATACACACCTGATTGCATTAAAGTGCCTCGCGAATGTTCAAAAGCTTGTAAGCCCTACAAATCCACGCTTCCTTCCAAATCTTCACCGT
This window contains:
- the YKT6 gene encoding synaptobrevin homolog YKT6; protein product: MRLYSLSVLYKGDAKAVLLKAAYDVSSFSFFQRSSVQEFMTFTSQLIVERSSKGSRASVKEQEYLCHVYVRNDSLAGVVIADSEYPSRVAFTLLEKVLDEFSKRVDRIDWPVGSPDTIQYTGLDGHLSRYQNPREADPMTKVQAELDETKIILHNTMESLLERGEKLDDLVSKSEVLGIQSKAFYKTARKQNSCCAIM